Proteins encoded in a region of the Takifugu flavidus isolate HTHZ2018 chromosome 10, ASM371156v2, whole genome shotgun sequence genome:
- the hibadhb gene encoding 3-hydroxyisobutyrate dehydrogenase b: MAAVLRGSRYLVGRSFNHGAFAFVSSRSMASKTPVGFIGLGNMGNPMAKNLLKHGYPIIATDVFPESCKEVQELGAQIVDSPAEVADKADRIITMLPSSPNVMEVYTGSNGILKKVKKGSLLIDSSTIDPTVSKEMAAAAEKMGAVFMDAPVSGGVGAASSAKLTFMVGGAEEEFTAAKELLSCMGANVMYCGQVGTGQAAKICNNMLLAIGMIGTAETMNLGIRLGLDPKLLAKILNMSSGRCWSSDTYNPVPGVMEGVPSGNNYQGGFGTQLMAKDLGLAQNTATNTKTPVPLGSLAHQIYRMMCARGYASKDFSSVFAFLREEEGQQ; encoded by the exons atgGCCGCTGTGTTGAGAGGGTCTCGATACCTAGTTGGAAGGAGCTTCAACCATGGTGCCTTTGCATTCG TCTCCTCAAGGTCTATGGCCTCAAAGACCCCAGTGGGGTTTATTGGTTTGGGAAATATGGGCAACCCAATGGCAAAGAACTTACTAAAGCACGGATACCCTATCATAGCCACTGATGTGTTCCCAGAGTCCTGCAAGGAAGTGCAAGAGCTTGGCGCACAG ATTGTGGACAGTCCTGCAGAGGTAGCAGATAAGGCTGACCGCATTATCACGATGCTTCCCTCTAGTCCCAATGTTATGGAAGTGTACACTGGATCCAATGGCATCCTCAA GAAAGTGAAAAAAGGCTCCCTTCTAATTGACTCCAGCACCATTGACCCCACTGTCTCTAAAGAAATGGCGGCTGCTGCGGAAAAGATGGGGGCAGTTTTTATGGACGCACCGGTATCGGGAG GTGTTGGGGCTGCTAGTTCTGCTAAACTGACTTTCATGGTTGGAGGGGCAGAAGAGGAATTTACTGCAGCCAAAGAGCTCCTCAGCTGCATGGGAGCCAACGTGATGTATTGTGGTCAGGTTGGAACCGGACAG GCTGCCAAAATCTGCAACAACATGCTTCTGGCCATTGGAATGATCGGGACTGCGGAGACAATGAACTTGGGAATCCG GCTCGGCCTCGATCCCAAGCTGTTGGCCAAGATCTTGAACATGAGCTCGGGTCGGTGCTGGTCCAGTGACACCTATAACCCTGTGCCTGGAGTCATGGAAGGAGTCCCATCTGGGAATAACTACCAGGGGGGCTTCGGCACCCAGCTCATGGCTAAG gaTCTCGGACTCGCTCAGAACACAGCCACTAACACTAAAACTCCTGTCCCTCTCGGTTCCTTGGCTCATCAGATTTACCGCATGATGTGCGCACGTGGTTATGCCAGTAAAgatttctcctctgtttttgCGTTCCTGCGTGAGGAGGAAGGGCAGCAGTAA
- the hoxa13b gene encoding homeobox protein Hox-A13b: MTASVLLHSHWIDPVMFLYENGLDERNKNMEGFTGSNFPANQCRNLLAHPTSLAPNTTYTSNDVPISGIGEPGKQCSPCPATQSSPNASLPYGYFGSSYYPCRVSHGSVKACAQPSGYGDKYMDSPVSGEEFSSRAKEYAFYQGYSSAPYQPSYLDVPVVPALSAPSETRHEPLLPMEPYQPWTITNGWSGQVYCTKEQPQSNPLWKSSLQDISGGDSGVRRGRKKRVPYTKVQLKELEREYAANKFITKDKRRRISAQTNLTERQVTIWFQNRRVKEKKVVNKFKSPS; this comes from the exons ATGACTGCTTCGGTCCTCCTCCATTCGCACTGGATTGACCCGGTGATGTTTCTCTACGAAAACGGCTTGGATGAAAGAAACAAGAACATGGAAGGATTTACTGGGAGCAATTTCCCCGCGAATCAGTGCAGGAATTTGTTAGCCCATCCGACTTCGCTGGCTCCAAACACGACCTACACTTCGAATGATGTGCCAATCTCTGGCATCGGCGAACCTGGCAAGCAGTGCAGCCCTTGTCCTGCTACGCAGAGCTCGCCCAATGCGTCGTTGCCATATGGATATTTTGGCAGCAGTTATTACCCTTGCAGGGTGTCACACGGCAGCGTCAAGGCTTGCGCGCAGCCCTCCGGCTATGGTGATAAATACATGGACTCGCCGGTTTCTGGAGAGGAGTTCTCATCCAGGGCGAAGGAATACGCGTTTTATCAGGGCTACTCTTCTGCTCCGTACCAGCCCAGCTACTTGGATGTCCCCGTTGTGCCTGCCCTCAGTGCCCCATCTGAGACGAGACATGAGCCTCTGTTACCCATGGAACCGTATCAGCCATGGACCATCACCAATGGCTGGAGTGGACAGGTTTACTGCACCAAAGAGCAACCGCAGTCAAATCCTCTGTGGAAATCCTCTTTACAAG atATCTCTGGTGGAGACAGCGGTGTCCGGCGGGGGAGGAAGAAACGTGTGCCATACACAAAGGTGCAACTCAAGGAACTGGAACGGGAGTACGCTGCCAATAAATTCATCACCAaagacaaaaggaggaggaTATCCGCCCAGACCAATCTGACTGAGAGACAAGTGACAATCTGGTTTCAAAACAGGCGCGTAAAGGAGAAGAAAGTCGTCAATAAGTTTAAGAGTCCCAGTTAG